Proteins encoded by one window of Streptomyces sp. NBC_01571:
- the thyX gene encoding FAD-dependent thymidylate synthase encodes MTETPADDLKIDLRSDVTVELVKHSAADSDVLFAARVSTVGEQSLDEMDKDPERSKGLINYLMRDRHGSPFEHNSMTFFISAPIFVFREFMRHRVGWSYNEESGRYRELQPVFYVPDESRKLVQQGRPGKYVFVEGTEEQRELVAGAMEDSYLASYRTYQEMLAAGVAREVARAVLPVGLFSSMYATCNARSLMHFLGLRTQHELAKVPSFPQREIEMVGEKMEAEWARLMPLTYAAFNANGRVAP; translated from the coding sequence GTGACCGAAACCCCCGCCGACGATCTCAAGATCGACCTCCGTAGCGATGTCACCGTCGAGCTGGTGAAGCACTCCGCGGCCGACTCCGACGTGCTGTTCGCCGCCCGTGTCTCCACCGTCGGGGAGCAATCCCTGGACGAGATGGACAAGGACCCGGAGCGCTCGAAGGGGTTGATCAACTACCTGATGAGGGACCGGCACGGCAGCCCCTTCGAGCACAACTCGATGACGTTCTTCATCAGCGCTCCGATCTTCGTCTTCCGCGAGTTCATGCGGCACCGCGTGGGCTGGTCGTACAACGAGGAGTCCGGCCGGTACAGGGAGCTCCAGCCGGTCTTCTACGTCCCGGACGAGTCGCGCAAACTGGTCCAGCAGGGCCGTCCCGGGAAGTACGTGTTCGTCGAGGGCACCGAGGAGCAGCGCGAACTCGTCGCGGGCGCCATGGAGGACTCGTACCTCGCGTCGTACCGGACGTACCAGGAGATGCTCGCCGCCGGTGTCGCCCGCGAGGTGGCCCGCGCCGTCCTCCCGGTCGGCCTCTTCTCGTCGATGTACGCCACCTGCAACGCGCGCTCCCTGATGCACTTCCTCGGCCTGCGCACCCAGCACGAGCTCGCCAAGGTCCCGTCCTTCCCCCAGCGGGAGATCGAGATGGTCGGCGAGAAGATGGAAGCGGAGTGGGCCAGGCTCATGCCGCTCACGTACGCGGCCTTCAACGCCAACGGTCGTGTGGCGCCGTAG
- the dapA gene encoding 4-hydroxy-tetrahydrodipicolinate synthase — translation MAPTSTSQTPFGRVLTAMVTPFTADGALDLDGAQRLAAHLVDAGNDGLIVNGTTGESPTTSDAEKSDLVRAVLAAVGDRAHVVAGVGTNDTHHSIELARAAEKAGAHGLLTVTPYYNKPPQEGLYRHFSAIADATELPVMLYDIPGRSGVPISTETIVRLAAHPRIVANKDAKGDLGRASWAIARSGLAWYSGDDMLNLPLLSVGAVGFVSVVGHVVTPELRAMLDAYVAGDVQKATEIHQKLLPVFTGMFRTQGVMTTKAALTLQGLPAGPLRAPMVELSPEETAQLKIDLAAGGVQL, via the coding sequence ATGGCTCCGACCTCCACTTCGCAGACCCCCTTCGGACGGGTCCTCACCGCCATGGTCACGCCCTTCACGGCGGACGGCGCACTCGACCTCGACGGCGCCCAGCGGCTCGCCGCCCACCTGGTGGACGCAGGCAACGACGGCCTGATCGTCAACGGCACCACCGGCGAGTCACCGACCACCAGCGACGCGGAGAAATCGGATCTCGTACGGGCCGTGCTGGCGGCCGTCGGCGACCGAGCCCACGTCGTCGCGGGCGTCGGCACGAACGACACCCACCACAGCATCGAGCTCGCCCGGGCCGCCGAGAAGGCCGGCGCGCACGGCCTGCTGACCGTCACGCCGTACTACAACAAGCCCCCGCAAGAGGGCCTGTACCGGCACTTCTCGGCCATCGCCGACGCCACCGAACTGCCGGTGATGCTCTACGACATCCCCGGCCGCAGCGGCGTACCGATCAGCACCGAGACGATCGTCCGCCTCGCCGCGCACCCGCGCATCGTCGCGAACAAGGACGCCAAGGGAGACCTCGGCCGGGCCAGCTGGGCCATCGCCCGCTCCGGTCTCGCCTGGTACTCCGGCGACGACATGCTGAACCTGCCGCTGCTCTCCGTGGGCGCGGTCGGCTTCGTCTCGGTCGTCGGCCACGTCGTCACGCCGGAGCTGCGGGCCATGCTCGACGCCTATGTCGCTGGCGACGTGCAGAAGGCGACCGAGATCCATCAGAAGCTGCTTCCGGTCTTCACCGGCATGTTCCGCACCCAGGGCGTCATGACGACGAAGGCCGCGCTCACCCTCCAGGGTCTGCCCGCCGGACCGCTGCGCGCCCCGATGGTCGAACTGTCACCCGAGGAGACCGCTCAGCTCAAGATCGATCTTGCTGCCGGCGGGGTACAGCTCTAA